Proteins encoded within one genomic window of Triticum aestivum cultivar Chinese Spring chromosome 2D, IWGSC CS RefSeq v2.1, whole genome shotgun sequence:
- the LOC123052500 gene encoding cysteine-rich receptor-like protein kinase 6 isoform X1, whose protein sequence is MATRHRTFYRLAATILIAFLLTPPTAAQPPWQICGKSGNYAANDTYQSNIRQLSATLPKNASASRTLFATSSIGSLPNIAYALALCRGDGNASACEACVTTAFQDAQQLCAFNKDATVIYDPCYLRFSNQNFLATTSNDNIIVLKNTQSVSSPVDVFDAAVQTLLNATGDYAAANSSRRFATGEEGFDTTNPTIYGLVQCTPDMSPADCRSCLGDIITQMPQDLSGSIGGRLIGVRCNFRYEVVPFFSGSPTLRLPAPPAPPAPPPAPVNVTPTATPRAGKSANNVLAIVLPIVAAILAITTVCLCYLRRRRRRQARSELPHDSTNHEDIDSIDSLIIDLSTLRGATSNFAEENKLGEGGFGAVYKGDLPDGQEIAVKRLSRNSGQGIGELKNELVLVAKLQHKNLVRLVGVCLQEHEKLLVYEYMPNRSIDTILFDSERRKELDWGKRLKIISGIARGLQYLHEDSQLRIIHRDLKASNVLLDSDYTPKISDFGLARLFGADQSREVTNRVVGTYGYMAPEYAMRGHYSIKSDVFSFGILMLEFVTGRRSSGSYNFDESVDLLSLIWEHWSTGTISEIIDSSLRSHAPGDQMVKIIHIGLLCVQDNPADRPMMSTVNVMLSSNTVSLQSPSKPSFFITKSGTYSTPYSESSYPTASQSTAKSAMASPNEVSITELEPR, encoded by the exons ATGGCGACGCGCCACCGCACGTTCTACCGCCTCGCCGCCACAATCCTCATTGCGTTCCTCCTCACACCACCGACCGCAGCCCAGCCGCCGTGGCAGATCTGCGGCAAGAGCGGCAACTATGCGGCGAACGACACCTACCAATCCAACATCCGGCAGCTCTCCGCCACCCTCCCCAAGAACGCCTCCGCCTCCCGGACGCTTTTCGCCACCAGCAGCATCGGCTCCCTACCGAACATCGCCTACGCCCTCGCGCTCTGCCGCGGCGACGGCAACGCCTCCGCCTGCGAGGCCTGCGTCACCACCGCCTTCCAGGACGCGCAGCAGCTCTGCGCCTTCAACAAGGACGCCACCGTCATCTACGACCCCTGCTACCTCCGCTTCTCCAACCAGAACTTCCTCGCCACCACCAGCAACGACAACATCATCGTCCTCAAGAACACGCAGAGCGTGAGCTCGCCGGTGGACGTGTTCGACGCCGCCGTCCAAACACTCCTCAACGCCACCGGGGACTACGCGGCGGCAAACTCGTCCAGGCGGTTCGCCACGGGGGAGGAGGGCTTTGACACCACTAACCCCACCATCTACGGGCTCGTGCAGTGCACGCCCGACATGTCACCGGCCGATTGCCGGAGCTGCCTCGGAGACATAATTACGCAGATGCCGCAGGATCTCAGCGGGAGCATAGGCGGGAGGTTGATTGGGGTGCGGTGCAATTTCAGGTACGAGGTGGTTCCTTTCTTCTCCGGAAGCCCGACGCTGCGTTTGCCAGcacctccagcgccgccggctcctcctcctgcgCCTGTTAACGTGACGCCAACGGCGACCCCACGAG CAGGAAAATCGGCAAACAATGTTCTGGCTATTGTGCTGCCTATCGTTGCTGCAATTCTGGCTATCACTACCGTTTGCCTTTGTTAtttgaggaggagaaggagaagacaAGCAAGGAGTGAGCTACCTCATG ATTCAACTAATCATGAGGACATAGATAGCATTGATTCACTTATCATTGATCTATCAACCTTACGTGGTGCGACGAGTAACTTTGCTGAGGAGAATAAGCTTGGTGAGGGAGGATTTGGTGCAGTTTATAAG GGAGACCTTCCTGATGGTCAAGAAATAGCTGTGAAGAGGCTCTCCAGGAATTCAGGGCAAGGAATAGGGGAGCTCAAGAATGAGCTTGTTTTGGTCGCCAAGCTTCAACATAAGAATCTTGTCAGGCTTGTTGGCGTATGCTTGCAAGAGCATGAGAAACTGCTTGTGTACGAATACATGCCCAATAGAAGCATTGACACCATTCTTTTTG ATTCGGAAAGAAGAAAGGAGCTAGATTGGGGAAAGAGATTGAAGATAATAAGTGGAATTGCTCGAGGATTGCAGTATCTCCATGAAGATTCACAGCTGAGAATAATCCACCGGGACCTTAAAGCTAGCAATGTTCTGTTAGACTCTGATTACACTCCTAAGATTTCAGACTTTGGCTTGGCAAGGCTATTTGGAGCAGATCAATCACGGGAGGTCACAAACCGTGTTGTTGGAACATA TGGATACATGGCCCCGGAGTATGCAATGCGCGGTCACTATTCTATAAAATCGGACGTGTTCAGCTTTGGCATTTTGATGTTAGAATTTGTGACCGGACGACGAAGCAGTGGCTCCTATAACTTTGACGAGTCTGTCGATCTCTTGAGTCTC ATATGGGAACACTGGAGCACGGGGACAATTTCAGAGATCATAGACTCATCTCTGAGAAGTCATGCACCAGGAGACCAGATGGTGAAGATTATTCACATCGGGCTGCTCTGCGTTCAAGATAACCCAGCTGATAGGCCTATGATGTCGACAGTAAATGTCATGCTTAGCAGTAACACCGTGTCTCTCCAGTCTCCATCCAAGCCATCATTTTTCATCACCAAGAGCGGCACATACTCAACTCCATACTCGGAGTCGTCATACCCTACGGCTTCCCAGTCGACTGCTAAGTCAGCTATGGCGTCACCAAATGAAGTTTCAATCACAGAGCTTGAACCAAGATGA
- the LOC123052500 gene encoding cysteine-rich receptor-like protein kinase 6 isoform X2 — translation MATRHRTFYRLAATILIAFLLTPPTAAQPPWQICGKSGNYAANDTYQSNIRQLSATLPKNASASRTLFATSSIGSLPNIAYALALCRGDGNASACEACVTTAFQDAQQLCAFNKDATVIYDPCYLRFSNQNFLATTSNDNIIVLKNTQSVSSPVDVFDAAVQTLLNATGDYAAANSSRRFATGEEGFDTTNPTIYGLVQCTPDMSPADCRSCLGDIITQMPQDLSGSIGGRLIGVRCNFRYEVVPFFSGSPTLRLPAPPAPPAPPPAPVNVTPTATPRGKSANNVLAIVLPIVAAILAITTVCLCYLRRRRRRQARSELPHDSTNHEDIDSIDSLIIDLSTLRGATSNFAEENKLGEGGFGAVYKGDLPDGQEIAVKRLSRNSGQGIGELKNELVLVAKLQHKNLVRLVGVCLQEHEKLLVYEYMPNRSIDTILFDSERRKELDWGKRLKIISGIARGLQYLHEDSQLRIIHRDLKASNVLLDSDYTPKISDFGLARLFGADQSREVTNRVVGTYGYMAPEYAMRGHYSIKSDVFSFGILMLEFVTGRRSSGSYNFDESVDLLSLIWEHWSTGTISEIIDSSLRSHAPGDQMVKIIHIGLLCVQDNPADRPMMSTVNVMLSSNTVSLQSPSKPSFFITKSGTYSTPYSESSYPTASQSTAKSAMASPNEVSITELEPR, via the exons ATGGCGACGCGCCACCGCACGTTCTACCGCCTCGCCGCCACAATCCTCATTGCGTTCCTCCTCACACCACCGACCGCAGCCCAGCCGCCGTGGCAGATCTGCGGCAAGAGCGGCAACTATGCGGCGAACGACACCTACCAATCCAACATCCGGCAGCTCTCCGCCACCCTCCCCAAGAACGCCTCCGCCTCCCGGACGCTTTTCGCCACCAGCAGCATCGGCTCCCTACCGAACATCGCCTACGCCCTCGCGCTCTGCCGCGGCGACGGCAACGCCTCCGCCTGCGAGGCCTGCGTCACCACCGCCTTCCAGGACGCGCAGCAGCTCTGCGCCTTCAACAAGGACGCCACCGTCATCTACGACCCCTGCTACCTCCGCTTCTCCAACCAGAACTTCCTCGCCACCACCAGCAACGACAACATCATCGTCCTCAAGAACACGCAGAGCGTGAGCTCGCCGGTGGACGTGTTCGACGCCGCCGTCCAAACACTCCTCAACGCCACCGGGGACTACGCGGCGGCAAACTCGTCCAGGCGGTTCGCCACGGGGGAGGAGGGCTTTGACACCACTAACCCCACCATCTACGGGCTCGTGCAGTGCACGCCCGACATGTCACCGGCCGATTGCCGGAGCTGCCTCGGAGACATAATTACGCAGATGCCGCAGGATCTCAGCGGGAGCATAGGCGGGAGGTTGATTGGGGTGCGGTGCAATTTCAGGTACGAGGTGGTTCCTTTCTTCTCCGGAAGCCCGACGCTGCGTTTGCCAGcacctccagcgccgccggctcctcctcctgcgCCTGTTAACGTGACGCCAACGGCGACCCCACGAG GAAAATCGGCAAACAATGTTCTGGCTATTGTGCTGCCTATCGTTGCTGCAATTCTGGCTATCACTACCGTTTGCCTTTGTTAtttgaggaggagaaggagaagacaAGCAAGGAGTGAGCTACCTCATG ATTCAACTAATCATGAGGACATAGATAGCATTGATTCACTTATCATTGATCTATCAACCTTACGTGGTGCGACGAGTAACTTTGCTGAGGAGAATAAGCTTGGTGAGGGAGGATTTGGTGCAGTTTATAAG GGAGACCTTCCTGATGGTCAAGAAATAGCTGTGAAGAGGCTCTCCAGGAATTCAGGGCAAGGAATAGGGGAGCTCAAGAATGAGCTTGTTTTGGTCGCCAAGCTTCAACATAAGAATCTTGTCAGGCTTGTTGGCGTATGCTTGCAAGAGCATGAGAAACTGCTTGTGTACGAATACATGCCCAATAGAAGCATTGACACCATTCTTTTTG ATTCGGAAAGAAGAAAGGAGCTAGATTGGGGAAAGAGATTGAAGATAATAAGTGGAATTGCTCGAGGATTGCAGTATCTCCATGAAGATTCACAGCTGAGAATAATCCACCGGGACCTTAAAGCTAGCAATGTTCTGTTAGACTCTGATTACACTCCTAAGATTTCAGACTTTGGCTTGGCAAGGCTATTTGGAGCAGATCAATCACGGGAGGTCACAAACCGTGTTGTTGGAACATA TGGATACATGGCCCCGGAGTATGCAATGCGCGGTCACTATTCTATAAAATCGGACGTGTTCAGCTTTGGCATTTTGATGTTAGAATTTGTGACCGGACGACGAAGCAGTGGCTCCTATAACTTTGACGAGTCTGTCGATCTCTTGAGTCTC ATATGGGAACACTGGAGCACGGGGACAATTTCAGAGATCATAGACTCATCTCTGAGAAGTCATGCACCAGGAGACCAGATGGTGAAGATTATTCACATCGGGCTGCTCTGCGTTCAAGATAACCCAGCTGATAGGCCTATGATGTCGACAGTAAATGTCATGCTTAGCAGTAACACCGTGTCTCTCCAGTCTCCATCCAAGCCATCATTTTTCATCACCAAGAGCGGCACATACTCAACTCCATACTCGGAGTCGTCATACCCTACGGCTTCCCAGTCGACTGCTAAGTCAGCTATGGCGTCACCAAATGAAGTTTCAATCACAGAGCTTGAACCAAGATGA